From one Melioribacteraceae bacterium genomic stretch:
- a CDS encoding response regulator transcription factor, whose translation MISVIIVEDDSEIRESLQLLINGTVVYECLQTFEDAESALIWLDDEIPDVVLMDIGLPGMSGIDAIKKIKTKYPNLDVLVLSIHENDEYVFDALCSGASGYLTKDSSPQKILEGIKETHNGGAPMSSQIARMVVGSFKVQPAPEQLTKRETEVLTELCNGSSYKTIADKLFISEETVRKHLKNIYKKLEVHSKSEAVAKAIRERLI comes from the coding sequence ATGATATCAGTGATCATTGTTGAAGATGATTCCGAGATCCGTGAAAGTTTACAATTACTAATTAACGGAACAGTGGTTTACGAATGTCTTCAAACTTTTGAAGATGCCGAATCTGCATTAATATGGCTTGATGATGAAATCCCCGATGTTGTATTGATGGATATTGGTTTACCGGGTATGAGTGGAATTGATGCTATAAAAAAGATTAAAACAAAATATCCAAATTTGGATGTCCTGGTTTTGAGCATTCATGAAAATGACGAATACGTTTTTGATGCACTTTGTTCGGGAGCTTCAGGGTATTTAACTAAAGATTCTTCACCGCAAAAAATATTAGAAGGAATTAAAGAAACCCACAACGGCGGTGCGCCAATGAGCTCACAAATTGCTCGAATGGTTGTTGGTTCTTTTAAAGTCCAACCCGCTCCCGAACAATTAACCAAAAGAGAAACAGAAGTCCTTACCGAATTATGCAACGGTTCAAGTTATAAAACAATTGCCGATAAACTTTTCATAAGTGAAGAAACCGTTCGTAAGCATCTTAAAAATATTTACAAGAAGTTGGAAGTTCATTCAAAATCCGAAGCTGTCGCAAAAGCAATTCGAGAAAGACTAATCTAA
- a CDS encoding triple tyrosine motif-containing protein — protein sequence MNFKYKLDGFDTTWINSYNKPFAEYAVLPPGKYQLIVKATNSTGFESSESSSLSVIVTPPFWQTWWFILSILTVIGITIYSLHKFKLARELKYAEEIERIRAEEEIKLRKKAAEDFHDELGHRITKISLYNELLKRTLKDQESGSLTYMQKISELSSNLSSGVKDFIWTLDPGKDTLYDVAIRLKDFGDDLFDKSSISFRTSGVEERYSNITMPMDWRRHTMLIFKEAMNNILKYSNAKNVLLTFSIHENEIDISLTDDGDGFDLNKIKQGRGLKNIRMRAASLNGKVDIESTKGEGTSIRLHSQLS from the coding sequence ATCAACTTTAAATACAAACTCGATGGCTTTGATACAACTTGGATTAATTCTTACAATAAACCATTTGCCGAATATGCTGTTCTTCCACCGGGGAAATATCAATTGATTGTTAAGGCAACAAATTCCACAGGATTTGAAAGTAGTGAAAGTTCATCATTATCTGTAATCGTAACTCCGCCTTTTTGGCAAACTTGGTGGTTTATACTGTCTATCTTAACTGTAATTGGAATTACTATATATTCTCTTCACAAATTTAAATTGGCGAGAGAACTAAAATACGCTGAAGAGATTGAAAGGATTAGAGCGGAAGAAGAAATAAAACTACGCAAAAAAGCTGCGGAAGATTTCCACGATGAACTTGGTCATAGAATTACAAAAATTTCACTCTATAATGAGCTATTGAAGAGAACTCTCAAAGATCAAGAATCAGGTAGTTTAACTTATATGCAAAAGATAAGTGAGTTATCGTCGAATCTTTCTTCCGGGGTTAAAGATTTTATTTGGACTCTGGATCCCGGCAAAGATACTCTTTATGATGTTGCAATCAGATTAAAAGATTTTGGTGATGATCTTTTTGATAAATCTTCAATATCGTTTAGAACAAGCGGGGTTGAAGAGAGATATAGTAATATAACTATGCCAATGGATTGGCGGCGACATACAATGCTCATATTTAAAGAAGCTATGAATAATATTCTTAAATATTCCAATGCAAAAAATGTTCTTTTAACTTTTTCGATTCACGAAAACGAAATTGATATTTCACTTACCGATGATGGTGACGGCTTTGATCTAAACAAAATTAAGCAAGGCAGAGGATTAAAAAATATTCGTATGCGAGCGGCTAGTTTAAACGGCAAGGTTGATATTGAAAGTACAAAAGGAGAAGGAACAAGCATACGACTTCATTCACAATTATCATAA